The Streptomyces griseiscabiei genomic sequence CGCCTACACCCCCACCGCCGACGCCCCCTCCGTCGCCCGCCTCCGCGAGGCCGGCGCCCTCCTCCTCGGCACCACCAACCTGGACCAGTTCGCCACGGGCCTCGTCGGCACCCGCTCCCCCCACGGCGCCGTCCGCAACGCCGTCGACCCGTCCCGTATCAGCGGCGGCTCCAGCTCCGGCTCGGCCGTGGCGGTGGCGCTCGGCATCGTCGACCTCGCCCTGGGCACCGACACGGCCGGCTCCGGCAGGGTGCCCGCCGCGTTCAACGGCATCGTCGGCCTGAAGCCCACCCGGGGCCTGGTCCCGACCACCGGCGTGGTCCCCGCCTGTGCCTCGATCGACTGCGTCACGGTCTTCGCCCGCACCCTCCCGGAGGCCGAACAGGCACTCGCCCACCTGACCTCCCCGCCCGACCGCCCCCTCCCGTCCCTCCCCCCGCGCACCCCGGGCCCCTGGCGGGTGGCGGTCCCGCCGCGCGAGCAGCTGGGCGAACTGGACGAGGGCTGGGCGCAGGCGTACGAGACGGTGGTCGCCCGCCTGGTCGCCGCGGGCGCGGACGTACGCCCCCTGGACCTGACCCCGTTCACCGAGGCCGCGGCCATGCTCTACCAGGGTGCCTTCGTGGCCGAGCGCTACACGGCGGTCGGCGCCTTCGTCGACAAGGCGCTCGCGGACGGCGTCGACTCGCTGGACCCCACGGTCGCCGGCATCATCACCCGGGCCCGTGACATCCCGGCCCACCAGCTCTTCGCCGACCAGGACCGGCTGGCCGAACTGCGCACCCGGGCGCTCACCGAACTGGCCGACGCGGACGCCCTGTTGCTGCCGACGGCACCGGGCCACCCCACGCTCGCCGAGGTCGCCGCCGACCCGCTGGGCGCCAACGCCCGCCTGGGCCGTTTCACCAACTCCACGAACCTCTTCGACCTGGCGGCGGTCGCCGTCCCGGCAGGCGAGGTGAACGGCCTCCCGTTCGGCGTCATGCTGATCGGCCCGGCGTTCACGGACGGCCGTCTGGCCCGTCTCGCCGCGCTCCTCCAGCCGCGGGCCCGGCTGGCGGTCGTGGGCGCCCATCTCTCGGGCCAGCCCCTGAACCCCCAACTCCTGGCCCTGGGCGCCCAGCTGGAGCGCACCACCACGACGGCCCCCGTCTACCGCCTGCACGCCCTGCGCACGACCCCGCCGAAGCCCGGCCTGGTCCACGTGGGCGAGGGCGGCGCCGCCGTCGAGACCGAGATCTGGAGCCTCCCCGCCGAGGGCCTGGGCCGCCTGCTGACGGCCCTCCCCCGCCCGATGACCCTCGGCTCCATCGAACTCGCCGACGGCACCCGCACCCCGGGCTTCCTCTGCGAACCGTCAGCCCTCCAGGACGCCGAGGACATCACGGAGCACGGCGGCTGGAGGAGCTACCTGGCCCGCTGAAACGAGGGCCCGTGTCCTTCAGGGGCGCGGGGAACTGCGCGAGAAGCCCCCCGGCGAACCCTCACCCCACCGAGGAGTAGGCCACGACCCCCCTCAACAACCCGTCCACACCCTTGCGCGCGCTCTTCCCCACGGTCGACCCGGCCGGCGCCGCCGCGGCGATCTGCCCCAGCACATCGATCACCTGCTTGCACCACCGCACGAAGTCCCCCGCCGGCATCTCCGCCTCACGCAGCACCTCGTCCAGCCCCGACCCCGAAGCCCACATGTACGCGGCCCAGGCGAAGCCGAGATCGGGCTCCCGCTGCCCGACCCCTTCGCTCTGCGTGATCCGGAACTCCTCCTCCAGCGCGTCCAGCCGCCCCCAGATCCGCACCATCTCCCCGAGCGCGGCCTTCGC encodes the following:
- the atzF gene encoding allophanate hydrolase; its protein translation is MPDSPTLTRVRAAYARIAAVNRPEIWIDLRPQPDVEAEARAIDARLATGTPLPLAGRLFAAKGNIDVQGLPTTAGCPAYAYTPTADAPSVARLREAGALLLGTTNLDQFATGLVGTRSPHGAVRNAVDPSRISGGSSSGSAVAVALGIVDLALGTDTAGSGRVPAAFNGIVGLKPTRGLVPTTGVVPACASIDCVTVFARTLPEAEQALAHLTSPPDRPLPSLPPRTPGPWRVAVPPREQLGELDEGWAQAYETVVARLVAAGADVRPLDLTPFTEAAAMLYQGAFVAERYTAVGAFVDKALADGVDSLDPTVAGIITRARDIPAHQLFADQDRLAELRTRALTELADADALLLPTAPGHPTLAEVAADPLGANARLGRFTNSTNLFDLAAVAVPAGEVNGLPFGVMLIGPAFTDGRLARLAALLQPRARLAVVGAHLSGQPLNPQLLALGAQLERTTTTAPVYRLHALRTTPPKPGLVHVGEGGAAVETEIWSLPAEGLGRLLTALPRPMTLGSIELADGTRTPGFLCEPSALQDAEDITEHGGWRSYLAR